The Martelella sp. AD-3 genome includes a region encoding these proteins:
- a CDS encoding GFA family protein: MDVTGGCFCGNVRFSASIDPEAVVVCHCNQCQRLSGSPYRVSVLVAQEDVQISSGVLREYWKMAESGAKRAQAFCETCGGPVFSRGEGEAAGDWALRWGLIDQRADLPPKREIWCEEAAPWVNELATLPGAARE, encoded by the coding sequence ATGGACGTCACCGGTGGCTGTTTTTGCGGCAATGTGCGATTTTCGGCGAGCATCGATCCCGAGGCCGTCGTTGTCTGCCACTGCAACCAGTGCCAGCGGCTCTCCGGTTCGCCCTATCGCGTCTCTGTTCTTGTGGCGCAAGAAGATGTCCAGATATCGAGCGGTGTCCTCAGGGAGTACTGGAAGATGGCCGAGAGCGGTGCCAAGCGCGCCCAGGCCTTTTGCGAAACCTGCGGAGGACCGGTGTTTTCCAGAGGCGAGGGAGAGGCTGCCGGCGACTGGGCCTTGCGCTGGGGCCTGATCGACCAGCGCGCCGACCTGCCGCCGAAACGGGAGATCTGGTGCGAGGAGGCGGCGCCGTGGGTCAACGAACTCGCGACGCTGCCGGGCGCGGCGCGGGAGTAA
- the cueR gene encoding Cu(I)-responsive transcriptional regulator, with protein MNIGEAARQSGLPPKTIRYYEEIGLVVADRAPNGYRDYSGNHVHRLNFIHRSRDLGFSVEECRLLLSLYDDDARESAEVKALALSKITEIDAKLERLASLKATLQHLAETCHGDHRPDCPILQELSGDRDCCAPASGLEKARDHRVGTGSSPR; from the coding sequence ATGAATATCGGCGAAGCCGCACGGCAATCGGGCCTGCCGCCCAAGACAATCCGTTACTACGAGGAAATCGGCCTCGTCGTCGCCGACCGTGCGCCCAACGGCTACCGGGATTATTCCGGCAACCATGTCCACCGGCTGAACTTCATCCACCGCTCGCGCGACCTCGGCTTCTCTGTCGAGGAATGCCGGCTGCTGCTGTCGCTTTATGACGACGACGCCCGAGAAAGCGCCGAGGTCAAGGCGCTGGCGCTTTCCAAGATCACCGAGATCGACGCCAAGCTCGAGAGGCTCGCGAGCCTGAAGGCGACGCTGCAGCACCTCGCCGAAACCTGCCACGGCGACCACCGTCCCGACTGCCCGATCCTTCAGGAGCTTTCCGGCGATAGGGATTGCTGCGCGCCCGCCTCAGGCCTCGAAAAGGCGAGGGATCACCGCGTCGGCACGGGTTCCTCGCCGCGATAG
- a CDS encoding 3-hydroxybutyryl-CoA dehydrogenase, which translates to MADNIRRIGVVGAGAMGCGVAHVCAVAGYDVHLIDSEREQIERALATINGNLARQVNSGKITDEDRKKALALISGSTDLQDLASVDMAIEAITEDEAAKRALYAKICPILKPEALLATNTSAFSITRLAAATDRPERFMGVHFMNPVPVMELVELVRGIATEEVTFETAKEFVRSLGKTPTVSEDFPAFIVNRILLPMINEAIYVLYEGVGSVDAIDVAMKLGARHPMGPLELADFIGLDTCLAGMQLLHEGLADNKYRPCPLLVKYVDAGWLGRKSGRGFYDYRGEEPVPTR; encoded by the coding sequence ATGGCTGATAACATAAGGCGCATCGGGGTTGTCGGCGCCGGCGCCATGGGCTGCGGTGTCGCCCATGTCTGCGCGGTCGCCGGTTATGACGTGCACCTGATCGACAGCGAGCGTGAGCAGATCGAGCGCGCGCTGGCGACGATCAACGGCAATCTCGCCCGCCAGGTCAACTCCGGAAAGATCACGGACGAGGATCGCAAGAAGGCGCTGGCGCTGATCAGCGGCTCGACGGACCTGCAGGACCTCGCCTCCGTCGACATGGCGATCGAGGCGATCACCGAGGATGAGGCGGCCAAGCGCGCGCTCTACGCGAAAATCTGCCCGATCCTGAAGCCGGAAGCCCTGCTGGCGACCAATACATCGGCCTTTTCCATTACCCGTCTTGCGGCCGCGACCGACCGGCCGGAACGCTTCATGGGCGTGCACTTCATGAACCCGGTTCCGGTGATGGAACTGGTCGAGCTGGTGCGCGGCATTGCCACCGAGGAGGTGACGTTCGAAACGGCGAAGGAATTCGTCCGTTCGCTCGGCAAGACGCCAACGGTCTCGGAGGATTTCCCGGCTTTCATCGTCAACCGCATCCTGCTGCCGATGATCAACGAGGCGATCTATGTGCTCTATGAGGGGGTCGGTTCGGTGGACGCGATCGACGTCGCCATGAAGCTCGGCGCGCGTCACCCGATGGGACCGCTGGAACTTGCCGATTTCATCGGCCTCGACACCTGCCTTGCCGGCATGCAACTGCTGCATGAAGGGTTGGCCGACAACAAGTACCGGCCGTGCCCGCTGCTCGTCAAATATGTCGATGCGGGCTGGCTCGGCCGCAAATCGGGCCGGGGCTTCTACGACTATCGCGGCGAGGAACCCGTGCCGACGCGGTGA
- the dxr gene encoding 1-deoxy-D-xylulose-5-phosphate reductoisomerase, with product MSTRRIAIFGATGSIGLNTLDVIEQLGGRDTFELTAVTGNANVEALAKKAIDHGARMAVTADESRYKALKEALFGSGVTPAAGTSGLSEAARMDNDMVMAAIVGTAGLKPTLEAAKAGADIALANKECLVSAGPLFMEAIAAGGGTMVPVDSEHSAVFQVFEENQRRALERVIITASGGPFRTKSLEEMRHVDAATARAHPNWSMGLKISIDSASMFNKALEMIEAMHLFALRPEQVEVIVHPQSIIHSMVGYADGSVLAQLGAPDMRTAIGYALSYPERPSLSVERLDFARLARLDFEAPDESRFPALRLARVAMARGGLQGAVLNGAKEVALEAFIDGRCGFLEMAEITETVMDSLSHLPAAAGIDDIYAADAEARRRAAGLVRA from the coding sequence ATGTCTACGCGACGCATCGCCATTTTCGGCGCGACCGGGTCGATCGGGCTTAATACGCTCGACGTGATCGAACAGCTCGGCGGGCGCGATACTTTCGAACTGACCGCGGTTACCGGCAATGCCAATGTCGAGGCTTTGGCGAAAAAGGCGATCGATCACGGCGCGCGAATGGCCGTTACCGCCGACGAGAGCCGCTACAAGGCGCTGAAGGAAGCCTTGTTCGGATCGGGCGTCACGCCTGCCGCCGGGACAAGCGGACTTTCCGAAGCCGCGCGCATGGACAATGACATGGTGATGGCGGCAATCGTCGGCACCGCCGGGCTGAAGCCGACGCTGGAGGCCGCGAAGGCCGGCGCCGACATTGCCCTTGCCAACAAGGAATGTCTCGTTTCCGCCGGTCCGCTGTTCATGGAGGCGATTGCCGCGGGCGGCGGCACGATGGTGCCTGTCGACAGTGAACATTCCGCCGTCTTCCAGGTGTTCGAGGAGAACCAGCGCCGGGCGCTGGAACGGGTGATCATCACCGCATCCGGCGGCCCGTTCCGCACAAAGAGCCTTGAGGAAATGCGCCATGTCGATGCGGCGACGGCGCGCGCCCATCCCAACTGGTCGATGGGCCTGAAAATCTCGATCGACAGCGCCTCGATGTTCAACAAGGCGCTCGAAATGATCGAGGCCATGCATCTCTTCGCGCTGAGACCGGAACAGGTGGAGGTGATCGTCCATCCGCAGTCGATCATCCATTCCATGGTCGGCTATGCCGACGGCTCGGTGCTGGCCCAGCTCGGCGCGCCGGACATGCGCACGGCGATCGGCTATGCGTTGTCTTATCCGGAGCGGCCCTCGCTTTCGGTCGAGAGGCTCGATTTTGCCAGGCTCGCCCGGCTCGATTTCGAGGCCCCTGACGAGAGCCGGTTCCCCGCCCTTCGCCTGGCGCGGGTCGCCATGGCGCGCGGCGGGCTTCAGGGCGCAGTCTTGAACGGCGCCAAGGAAGTGGCGCTGGAAGCCTTCATCGACGGGCGCTGCGGCTTTCTGGAGATGGCGGAAATCACGGAGACGGTGATGGACAGCCTCTCGCACCTGCCAGCCGCCGCCGGTATCGACGACATCTACGCCGCCGATGCGGAGGCCCGCCGCAGGGCCGCAGGCCTCGTCAGGGCGTAA
- a CDS encoding SDR family NAD(P)-dependent oxidoreductase: MMQATVMTSLAERYHALVIGASGGIGKALCAAIEADPRCGGLETLSRRADSLEIADEASVAEAAQRFSGQSFDLIVCATGALHIDGAGPEKTIRALDAEVMARQFSVNAIGPALLLKHFLPLMTRDRRAIFACLSARVGSIGDNHIGGWMSYRASKAALNQILRTAAIEARRKNPLLSLAALHPGTVATPLSEPYAGSNRRVAAEEAAGNMLSALNGIAEGETGIFLAYDGSRIEW; encoded by the coding sequence ATGATGCAGGCAACCGTCATGACCAGCCTTGCCGAGCGCTATCATGCGCTCGTCATCGGCGCTTCCGGCGGCATCGGCAAAGCCTTGTGCGCGGCGATCGAGGCGGATCCGCGCTGCGGCGGCCTCGAAACGCTGTCGCGGCGCGCGGACAGCCTGGAGATCGCCGACGAGGCGTCCGTGGCCGAAGCGGCGCAGCGCTTTTCAGGTCAGTCGTTCGACCTCATTGTCTGCGCCACAGGCGCGCTGCATATTGACGGCGCGGGTCCGGAAAAGACCATCAGGGCGCTCGATGCCGAGGTCATGGCACGGCAGTTTTCCGTCAACGCCATCGGCCCGGCGCTTCTGCTCAAACACTTTCTGCCGCTGATGACACGTGACCGGAGGGCCATCTTCGCCTGCCTTTCTGCGCGCGTCGGCTCGATCGGCGACAACCATATCGGCGGCTGGATGTCCTACCGTGCATCGAAAGCCGCGCTGAATCAGATCCTGCGCACCGCCGCAATCGAGGCGCGGCGGAAAAATCCGCTTCTGTCGCTTGCCGCCCTTCATCCGGGCACGGTGGCGACGCCGCTTTCCGAACCCTATGCCGGCAGCAATCGCCGGGTCGCGGCTGAAGAGGCCGCAGGAAACATGCTCTCGGCGCTGAACGGCATCGCCGAGGGAGAGACCGGGATATTCCTCGCCTATGACGGCAGCCGCATCGAATGGTAG
- a CDS encoding serine hydrolase, translating to MELSHRVDAAIDRAIDEARIVGTVIMVWQNGAPVYERAAGFADREAGKPVSLDTIFRYASVTKPFVAAAALAMADAGKISLDDHVSDRLPWFHPPGPDGRQAEITIRQLLTHTAGLTYRPGAGILSVHDSITVGIENTELTLEDNFSRHNTVPLAYKPGTAWEYSIAIDILGAVLAQAEGSSVEEALNRYVLRPLGISDTTFCVTDRDRVAVPYFNADPVPQPMGEPQRVAFAPDRIYTFSPARIFNPHAFQGGGGGMAGTAGDVIRLLEMVRKGGDGVLKPETVQAAIRNQIGDLNVRPGVKFGFLGAVTEDAALDNSPLPDGAVSWGGVYGNRWCFDPETGTVAVAMTNTAPEGCDGAFPFDVWRAVFDR from the coding sequence ATGGAACTTTCGCACCGCGTTGACGCGGCCATTGACCGCGCGATCGATGAGGCGCGCATCGTCGGAACCGTGATCATGGTCTGGCAGAACGGCGCGCCGGTTTATGAACGCGCCGCAGGCTTTGCCGACCGGGAGGCGGGGAAGCCCGTGTCCCTCGACACGATTTTCCGCTACGCTTCCGTCACCAAGCCCTTCGTTGCCGCCGCGGCGCTGGCGATGGCCGATGCCGGAAAGATCTCGCTCGACGATCATGTCAGCGACCGCCTGCCGTGGTTCCACCCCCCGGGCCCCGACGGCCGGCAGGCCGAGATCACCATACGTCAGCTTCTGACACATACGGCCGGTCTCACCTATCGTCCCGGCGCCGGCATTCTTTCGGTTCATGATTCCATCACGGTCGGCATCGAGAACACCGAGCTGACGCTCGAGGACAATTTCTCCCGCCACAACACCGTTCCGCTGGCCTACAAGCCCGGAACCGCCTGGGAGTACTCGATCGCGATCGACATTCTCGGCGCCGTGCTTGCGCAGGCGGAGGGCAGCTCGGTCGAGGAAGCGCTGAACCGGTATGTTCTGCGGCCGCTCGGCATTTCCGACACCACCTTCTGCGTGACGGACCGCGATCGCGTTGCCGTTCCCTATTTCAATGCCGACCCCGTTCCCCAGCCCATGGGCGAGCCGCAACGCGTTGCCTTTGCGCCCGACCGGATCTACACCTTCTCGCCGGCGCGGATATTCAACCCCCACGCCTTCCAGGGCGGCGGCGGCGGCATGGCGGGAACCGCCGGCGACGTGATCCGGCTTCTCGAGATGGTTCGCAAGGGCGGCGACGGCGTGCTGAAGCCGGAGACCGTTCAGGCCGCGATCCGCAACCAGATCGGCGATCTCAATGTCCGTCCGGGCGTGAAGTTCGGCTTTCTCGGCGCCGTCACGGAAGATGCCGCGCTCGACAATTCGCCCCTGCCGGACGGCGCGGTCTCCTGGGGCGGGGTTTACGGCAACCGCTGGTGTTTCGACCCCGAAACCGGCACGGTTGCCGTCGCCATGACCAATACCGCGCCCGAGGGGTGCGACGGCGCATTTCCCTTCGATGTCTGGCGGGCGGTCTTCGACAGGTGA
- the hemA gene encoding 5-aminolevulinate synthase, giving the protein MDFEAFFKSELAGLHEEGRYRVFAELKRHRGEFPRASRFKDGAASPVTVWCSNDYLGMGQCPTVIAAMQEAIEACGAGAGGTRNISGTNYYHVKLEEELADLHGKEAALIFTSGYVSNWATLGTLGQKIPGLIIFSDALNHASMIEGIRHGKSARVIFKHNDLNDLEAKLKAADPDAPKLIAFESVYSMDGDIAPIREICDLAEKFGAMTYLDEVHAVGMYGPRGGGVAEREGLMDRLTIIEGTLGKAFGVMGGYIAGSQAVVDFVRSFASGFIFTTALPPSLAAGAVASIRHLKVSQIERERHRERVATLRRKLDAQGIPHMDNDSHIVPVMVGDASKCKWISDILLDDFGIYVQPINYPTVPRKTERLRFTPTPLHTDRDMDHLVAALHSLWSQCALARAVA; this is encoded by the coding sequence ATGGATTTCGAAGCATTTTTCAAAAGCGAACTTGCGGGACTGCATGAAGAAGGCCGTTACCGCGTCTTCGCGGAACTGAAACGGCATCGCGGTGAATTCCCCCGTGCGTCCCGCTTCAAGGACGGCGCGGCTTCGCCGGTCACGGTCTGGTGTTCGAATGATTATCTCGGCATGGGCCAGTGTCCCACCGTGATCGCCGCCATGCAGGAGGCGATCGAGGCTTGCGGGGCAGGGGCCGGCGGCACCCGCAATATTTCCGGCACCAACTATTACCACGTCAAGCTCGAGGAAGAACTCGCGGACCTGCATGGCAAGGAAGCGGCGCTGATCTTCACCTCCGGCTATGTGTCCAACTGGGCGACGCTCGGCACGCTCGGCCAGAAGATCCCCGGCCTGATCATCTTCTCGGACGCGCTCAACCACGCCTCGATGATCGAGGGCATCCGTCACGGCAAGAGCGCTCGCGTCATCTTCAAGCACAACGACCTCAACGATCTGGAGGCCAAGCTGAAGGCGGCCGATCCGGACGCGCCGAAGCTGATCGCCTTCGAATCGGTCTACTCGATGGACGGCGACATCGCGCCGATCAGGGAAATCTGCGATCTCGCCGAAAAATTCGGCGCGATGACCTATCTGGACGAGGTTCACGCCGTCGGCATGTACGGTCCGCGCGGCGGCGGCGTTGCCGAGCGCGAGGGCCTGATGGACCGCCTGACGATCATCGAGGGCACGCTCGGCAAGGCATTCGGCGTCATGGGCGGCTATATCGCCGGATCTCAGGCCGTGGTCGATTTCGTCCGCTCCTTTGCCTCCGGCTTCATCTTCACCACGGCGCTGCCGCCGTCGCTGGCTGCGGGCGCGGTCGCCTCCATCCGCCACCTGAAGGTGAGCCAGATCGAGCGCGAACGTCACCGCGAACGCGTCGCCACGCTCCGTCGCAAGCTCGATGCGCAGGGCATCCCGCACATGGACAATGACAGCCATATCGTGCCGGTGATGGTGGGTGACGCCTCGAAGTGCAAGTGGATCTCCGATATTCTGCTCGATGATTTCGGCATCTATGTCCAGCCGATCAACTATCCGACGGTGCCGCGCAAGACCGAGCGCCTGCGCTTCACGCCGACGCCGCTGCATACCGATCGGGACATGGACCATCTGGTGGCGGCGCTGCATTCGCTCTGGTCGCAATGTGCGCTGGCGCGCGCGGTCGCCTGA
- a CDS encoding YMGG-like glycine zipper-containing protein encodes MNKVIAGLLISVFSVAATACTPTQEGAAIGAGSGALIGTAIDGGGLGGALLGGAIGAGAGALVGRAVENQPGKCYYRDRYGREYVDDCPR; translated from the coding sequence ATGAACAAAGTAATCGCAGGACTTCTGATCAGTGTGTTTTCGGTTGCGGCCACGGCCTGCACCCCCACGCAGGAAGGCGCGGCCATCGGCGCCGGCAGCGGCGCGCTGATCGGCACGGCCATTGACGGCGGCGGCCTCGGCGGCGCGCTTCTCGGCGGCGCCATCGGCGCGGGCGCGGGCGCGCTCGTCGGTCGTGCTGTCGAAAACCAGCCGGGCAAATGCTACTACCGTGACCGCTATGGCCGCGAATATGTGGACGACTGCCCGCGGTAA
- a CDS encoding autotransporter assembly complex family protein — protein sequence MITRPNRRNSGTRASLKAGLLLSAAMLAVALSGVGEARAFSLFGVHLWGEREEEIDNVQDPVRYHVTFSVTGGDDGLERFLRNRSELVNGENQPVDGDLGLLVKARDDLQILVGSLFERAYYGGLVNISIEGQNIEDIVGLPNFDRVNPVPVTVNIEAGPRFTFANIDIKDAPPDFDPAKLGLVIGTPAYSTTILSAAQDIVSKLKDDGHPFARITKREVIANHENATINVLIDAEAGPKADLGPIAIKGADAVDPEFIRTYSRLKAGEPYSPQELTDAANRLRTLKTFDSVVINTGDTLDENGQLPTTITVKDGKFRYFGFGATVSSIDGLGLEGYWGHRNLFGHAEGLRLEAGVSRIGVTDTLDSLDYAGGITFTRPGLFHPSGMFTASLAAGTENPDPYNAKTVAGSVTYSYEQNDYNTITLGSTTEYSHIEDAFGTEDYLTFSLPVGFDRDTRNDALNPTEGIYLVTTAEPAYDFLNGTVYSSFDAVGSTYFSAGEDDRFTLAARLGAGTIVGGDSLEDIPANQRFYAGGGGSVRGYAYKSISPRNANGDETGGRSYVEATLEARIGITENIQVVPFIDAADVSADNFPDFSDIRAGAGVGVRYLTGFGPIRLDVALPLDRYPGGDRFGIYAGIGQSF from the coding sequence ATGATCACCCGTCCCAACCGGCGAAATTCCGGCACCCGCGCCTCTCTGAAGGCCGGGCTCTTGCTGTCCGCGGCAATGCTCGCCGTGGCGCTGTCGGGCGTCGGCGAGGCGCGCGCCTTTTCCCTTTTTGGCGTTCACCTTTGGGGCGAGCGCGAGGAAGAGATCGATAACGTTCAGGATCCGGTGCGCTATCATGTGACCTTCTCCGTCACCGGCGGCGATGACGGGCTGGAGCGCTTCCTGCGCAACCGCTCGGAGCTCGTCAATGGAGAGAACCAGCCGGTCGACGGCGATCTCGGTCTTCTCGTCAAGGCGCGGGACGATCTGCAGATCCTCGTCGGTTCGCTGTTCGAGCGGGCCTATTACGGCGGGCTGGTGAACATCAGCATCGAGGGCCAGAACATCGAGGACATTGTCGGCCTGCCGAATTTCGACCGCGTCAACCCGGTGCCCGTCACGGTGAACATCGAGGCGGGACCGCGCTTCACCTTCGCCAACATCGACATCAAGGATGCGCCGCCGGATTTCGATCCCGCAAAGCTCGGCCTCGTCATCGGAACGCCGGCCTATTCGACGACCATTCTGTCGGCGGCGCAGGACATCGTCTCAAAACTCAAGGATGACGGTCACCCCTTCGCCAGGATCACCAAGCGCGAGGTCATCGCCAACCATGAGAACGCGACCATCAACGTTTTGATCGACGCCGAGGCCGGACCGAAAGCCGATCTCGGGCCGATCGCGATCAAGGGGGCGGATGCGGTGGACCCCGAGTTCATCCGCACCTATTCGCGGCTCAAGGCCGGCGAACCCTATTCGCCGCAGGAACTCACCGATGCGGCGAACCGGTTGCGCACCCTGAAAACCTTCGATTCCGTCGTCATCAACACCGGAGATACGCTTGACGAAAACGGCCAGTTGCCGACGACCATAACCGTCAAGGACGGCAAGTTCCGCTATTTCGGCTTCGGCGCGACGGTCTCCTCGATCGACGGCCTGGGACTTGAAGGCTACTGGGGCCACCGCAACCTTTTCGGCCATGCGGAAGGGCTGAGGCTGGAGGCCGGCGTCTCGCGGATCGGCGTGACAGACACGCTCGATTCGCTCGATTATGCCGGCGGCATAACCTTTACCAGGCCCGGTCTGTTCCACCCGTCCGGCATGTTCACCGCAAGCCTTGCCGCCGGCACGGAAAACCCCGATCCCTACAACGCCAAGACGGTGGCGGGGTCCGTCACCTACAGTTACGAGCAGAACGATTACAACACGATCACGCTCGGCTCAACCACCGAATACTCCCATATCGAGGATGCCTTCGGCACCGAGGATTACCTCACCTTCTCGCTGCCGGTGGGTTTCGACCGCGACACCCGCAATGACGCGCTCAACCCGACAGAGGGGATCTATCTGGTCACCACCGCCGAGCCGGCCTATGATTTTCTCAACGGCACGGTCTATTCCTCCTTCGACGCCGTCGGATCGACCTATTTTTCCGCCGGCGAGGATGACCGCTTCACGCTTGCCGCCCGGCTCGGCGCGGGTACGATCGTCGGCGGCGACAGCCTTGAAGACATCCCCGCCAACCAGCGCTTTTACGCAGGCGGCGGCGGCAGCGTGCGCGGCTATGCCTACAAGTCGATCTCGCCGCGCAATGCCAATGGCGATGAGACCGGAGGACGTTCCTATGTCGAGGCAACGCTCGAGGCGCGAATCGGCATTACCGAAAACATCCAGGTCGTGCCTTTCATCGATGCCGCGGATGTTTCCGCCGACAATTTCCCCGATTTCAGCGACATCCGCGCCGGGGCCGGCGTCGGCGTGCGTTACCTGACCGGCTTCGGTCCGATCCGCCTCGACGTCGCCCTGCCGCTTGACCGCTACCCTGGCGGCGACAGATTCGGCATCTATGCGGGGATCGGCCAGAGCTTCTGA